The following are encoded together in the Brassica napus cultivar Da-Ae chromosome A9, Da-Ae, whole genome shotgun sequence genome:
- the LOC106379879 gene encoding ethylene-responsive transcription factor ERF107, with protein sequence MITFEESSDLEVIHKHLFEDLMIPDGFMEDFVFDDAAFVTGLLSLEPFNPVPKQEPNSPVLDPDSCVQEFLQIEAESSSSSTTTTSPEAETVSNRKRPKRVEETRHYRGVRRRPWGKFAAEIRDPAKKGSRMWLGTFETDIDAARAYDYTAFKLRGRKAVLNFPLDAGKYDAPINSCRKRRRNDVPEPQGTTTSNSSSSSN encoded by the coding sequence atgATAACTTTTGAGGAAAGCTCTGATTTGGAGGTTATACACAAGCATCTCTTTGAGGACTTGATGATCCCTGATGGTTTCATGGAGGATTTTGTATTTGATGATGCTGCTTTTGTCACAGGACTCTTGTCTCTAGAACCCTTTAACCCAGTTCCTAAACAAGAGCCTAATTCACCGGTTCTTGATCCAGATTCCTGTGTCCAAGAGTTTCTACAAATTGAAgcagaatcatcatcatcatcaacaactACAACATCACCTGAGGCTGAGACAGTCTCAAACCGAAAAAGACCAAAGAGGGTCGAAGAGACGAGACACTACAGAGGCGTGAGAAGAAGACCATGGGGGAAATTTGCAGCAGAGATTCGAGATCCGGCCAAGAAAGGATCTAGGATGTGGCTAGGCACATTTGAGACTGATATTGATGCTGCAAGAGCTTATGACTACACAGCTTTTAAGCTCAGGGGAAGAAAAGCTGTGCTCAACTTTCCTTTGGATGCTGGTAAGTATGATGCTCCGATCAATTCTTGCCGAAAGAGGAGAAGAAACGATGTACCAGAGCCTCAAGGAACAACTACTAGtaattcatcatcttcatcaaactAA
- the LOC106380066 gene encoding U-box domain-containing protein 52-like — MEEKKASSDLSLPPPPPPVIAVAINGKKKSKYPIFWALEKFIPEGFSDFKLLYVRPPITHIPTPMGNAIMITELRHNIVSAYLKEVDRKTNEMLLPYKKMFESRKARVEILVMESDEPADAIAEEIAGTGVTKLVIGTSLRGFFSRKIEMSSMIATAVPSFCTVFVVSKGRLASMRPSDSNASVSITCERSSTTSGSTDSPRAPSESQDSVSEALSLSEVVQMDTSSSEMEQSEVSTGRGMEIVQRGDEGKKRINRNESFGASFPMGVEAYNAMSWTSRWRDHEERREVVSSSSSNSHEIANMDWRAVAPESENSSLGSQQASNMSEGLFSVNSMTDNQANLSFEIERLRAELKHVEEMHAMTQTETIDASEKLTDLNQRKFEESEKLVELKEEEEVAKDTASKEKERYEEAMKEAEKVKESMMHEALHRREAEIKGERDAKEKDKLQASLVSPGIQYQHYSWEELAAATSDFSEDLKIGIGAYGTVYKCNLHHTTGAVKVLHAGETQLSKQFDQELEILSKIRHPHLVLLLGACPERGCLVYEYMENGSLDDRLMLVNDTSPIPWFERFRIALEVASALVFLHKCKPRPIIHRDLKPGNILLDHNFVSKLGDVGLSTMVNQDDADSKMTVLKKTSPVGNLCYIDPEYQRTGLISPKSDVYSLGVVILQLITAKPAIAITHIVEEAIGDDAEFMGLLDVKAGAWPVSETRELAALGLRCTEMRRRDRPDLKDEIIPALERLRKVVDKYQNSLSRTPSGPPSHLICPLLKGVMNEPCLAADGYTYEREAIDDWLREKDTSPVTNLPLPNKNLLANYTLYSAIMEWKKSNKQ, encoded by the exons ATGGAAGAAAAGAAAGCATCAAGCGACCTATCTCtgcctcctccaccacctcctgTTATAGCTGTAGCCATTAATGGAAAGAAGAAGAGCAAATACCCCATCTTTTGGGCGCTTGAGAAGTTCATACCCGAAGGCTTCTCCGATTTCAAACTGCTCTATGTTCGTCCTCCCATCACTCACATCCCTACCCCAA TGGGGAATGCCATTATGATAACAGAGCTAAGACATAACATAGTATCAGCTTACCTAAAAGAAGTTGACAGGAAAACAAACGAGATGCTTCTTCCTTACAAGAAAATGTTCGAAAGCAGAAAGGCGAGGGTAGAGATTCTTGTAATGGAATCAGACGAGCCCGCAGATGCCATAGCAGAAGAGATAGCTGGAACTGGAGTCACCAAACTCGTTATAGGGACGTCTCTTCGCGGATTCTTTTCGAGAAAGATCGAAATGTCTTCCATGATCGCAACCGCGGTTCCAAGTTTCTGCACGGTGTTTGTTGTCTCAAAGGGGAGGCTAGCTTCTATGCGTCCTTCCGATTCAAACGCTAGTGTAAGCATAACATGCGAGAGAAGCAGCACCACTAGTGGCTCCACTGATAGTCCTAGAGCCCCTTCTG AGTCCCAAGACTCTGTTTCGGAAGCGCTGTCTCTAAGCGAGGTGGTTCAAATGGATACGAGTTCTAGCGAGATGGAGCAGTCGGAAGTGTCTACAGGGAGAGGGATGGAGATTGTGCAGAGAGGTGATGAAGGGAAGAAGAGAATCAATAGGAATGAGAGCTTTGGTGCATCGTTTCCAATGGGAGTGGAGGCGTATAACGCGATGAGCTGGACTTCTAGATGGAGAGATCACGAGGAAAGGAGAGAGGTCGTGAGCTCGTCTTCAAGCAACAGCCACGAGATAGCGAACATGGATTGGAGAGCAGTGGCTCCTGAGAGTGAGAACTCTTCTTTGGGTTCTCAGCAAGCTTCTAACATGTCTGAAGGACTCTTCAGTGTTAACTCCATGACTGATAATCAG GCGAATCTGAGCTTTGAGATAGAGAGGCTAAGAGCCGAACTGAAACATGTTGAGGAGATGCATGCCATGACTCAAACTGAGACTATCGATGCCTCGGAAAAG CTAACTGATCTTAACCAGAGAAAATTCGAGGAATCAGAGAAGCTTGTGGAGctgaaagaagaggaagaagtagCTAAAGATACAGCTTCAAAGGAGAAGGAAAGATACGAAGAGGCAATGAAGGAGGCAGAGAAGGTCAAAGAAAGCATGATGCATGAGGCTTTACATAGAAGAGAAGCAGAGATCAAAGGAGAACGCGATGCTAAAGAGAAAGATAAGCTCCAGGCTTCTCTCGTCTCTCCAGGGATCCAATACCAACATTACTCCTGGGAGGAACTCGCAGCTGCCACTTCTGACTTCTCTGAAGATCTCAAGATTGGTATTGGAGCCTATGGAACCGTCTACAAATGCAATCTGCATCACACCACCGGTGCTGTCAAGGTCCTTCACGCTGGAGAAACTCAGCTCTCTAAACAGTTTGATCAAGAG CTTGAGATCTTGAGTAAGATCCGTCACCCTCACCTAGTCCTCCTCCTCGGAGCATGCCCTGAACGAGGCTGCCTCGTCTATGAGTACATGGAAAATGGAAGCTTAGATGACCGTTTGATGCTAGTCAATGACACATCTCCTATCCCTTGGTTCGAGCGTTTCAGGATTGCTTTAGAAGTAGCTTCAGCGCTTGTCTTCCTCCACAAATGCAAGCCTAGACCCATCATTCACCGCGACCTTAAACCAGGAAACATCTTGCTTGACCACAACTTCGTCAGCAAACTAGGTGATGTTGGTCTCTCCACAATGGTTAACCAAGACGACGCTGATTCTAAAATGACGGTCTTGAAGAAAACAAGCCCAGTGGGAAATCTCTGTTACATTGACCCTGAGTACCAGAGAACCGGCCTCATCTCACCAAAATCAGATGTGTATTCTCTAGGTGTTGTGATTCTTCAGCTGATTACCGCGAAACCCGCGATAGCCATTACACATATTGTGGAAGAAGCTATTGGTGATGATGCTGAGTTTATGGGACTGTTGGATGTTAAAGCTGGAGCTTGGCCTGTTAGTGAGACTCGTGAGTTAGCTGCTTTGGGACTGCGTTGTACGGAGATGAGACGCAGAGACAGACCCGACCTTAAAGATGAGATCATCCCGGCTTTGGAACGGCTTAGGAAAGTCGTCGATAAATATCAAAACTCGCTCTCTAGAACTCCGTCTGGTCCTCCATCTCACTTAATTTGCCCACTTCTCAAG GGAGTGATGAACGAGCCGTGCTTAGCTGCGGATGGTTATACTTACGAGCGTGAAGCCATAGATGACTGGCTGAGAGAGAAGGATACGTCGCCGGTGACTAACCTTCCATTGCCTAATAAGAACCTTCTTGCCAATTACACTCTTTACTCAGCAATCATGGAGTGGAAAAAATCTAATAAACAATAG
- the LOC111210599 gene encoding U-box domain-containing protein 52-like encodes MFRRCMPWLKLRPLMPLKRFDLISINRIMHMLHFVFLFEFWLQLTELNQQRFEELENLVELEEMEEEAKDTASNEKQRYEDKMKEAEKVKELMMKEALHRREAEIKAELDAKEKDKLQASLVTPGIQYQHYSWEELAAATSDFSEDLKIGVGAYGTVYKCNLHHTTGAVKVLHAGETQLSKQFDQELEILSKIRHPHLVLLLGACAERGCLVYEYMENGSLDDRLMLVNDTSPIPWFERFRIALEVASALVFLHKCKPRPIIHRDLKPGNILLDHNFVSKLGDVGLSTMVNQDDAASKLTVFKKTSPVGTLCYIDPEYQRTGIISPKSDVFSLGVVILQLITAKPAIAITHMVEEAIGDDAEFMGLLDVKAGSWPISETRELAALGLWCTEMRRRDRPDLKDQIIPALERLRKVVDKAQKSITRTPSGPPSHFICPLLKV; translated from the exons ATGTTCAGGAGATGTATGCCATGGCTCAAATTGAGACCGTTGATGCCTCTAAAAAGGTTTGATCTGATTTCTATAAACCGCATAATGCATATGCTACATTTTGTGTTCTTATTTGAGTTTTGGTTGCAGCTAACTGAGCTAAACCAGCAAAGATTCGAAGAATTAGAGAATCTCGTGGAGCTGGAAGAGATGGAAGAAGAAGCTAAAGATACAGCTTCAAATGAGAAGCAAAGGTACGAAGATAAAATGAAGGAGGCAGAGAAGGTTAAAGAACTCATGATGAAAGAGGCTTTACATAGAAGAGAAGCCGAGATCAAAGCAGAACTCGATGCTAAAGAGAAAGACAAGCTCCAGGCTTCTCTCGTCACTCCGGGGATTCAGTACCAACATTACTCCTGGGAGGAACTTGCAGCTGCCACTTCTGACTTCTCTGAAGATCTCAAGATTGGAGTTGGAGCCTATGGAACCGTCTACAAATGCAACCTGCATCACACGACCGGTGCTGTAAAGGTCCTTCACGCAGGAGAAACTCAGCTCTCTAAACAGTTTGATCAAGAG CTTGAGATCTTGAGTAAGATCCGTCACCCTCACCTAGTCCTCCTCCTCGGAGCATGTGCTGAACGAGGCTGCCTCGTCTATGAGTACATGGAAAATGGAAGCTTAGATGACCGTTTGATGCTAGTCAATGACACATCTCCTATCCCTTGGTTCGAGCGTTTCAGGATTGCTTTAGAAGTAGCTTCAGCGCTTGTCTTCCTCCACAAATGCAAGCCTAGACCCATCATTCACCGCGACCTTAAACCAGGAAACATCTTGCTTGACCACAACTTCGTCAGCAAACTAGGCGATGTTGGTCTCTCCACAATGGTTAACCAAGATGACGCTGCTTCCAAGCTAACCGTCTTCAAGAAAACAAGTCCTGTTGGAACACTATGTTACATCGACCCTGAGTATCAGAGAACTGGAATCATCTCGCCTAAGTCAGATGTGTTTTCTCTTGGTGTTGTGATTCTTCAGCTGATAACCGCGAAACCCGCGATAGCCATTACTCATATGGTTGAAGAAGCTATTGGTGACGATGCTGAGTTTATGGGACTGTTGGATGTGAAAGCTGGTTCTTGGCCTATTAGTGAGACTCGTGAGTTAGCTGCTTTGGGACTGTGGTGTACGGAAATGAGACGCAGAGACAGACCAGACCTTAAAGATCAGATCATACCGGCTTTGGAACGGCTTAGGAAAGTCGTCGACAAAGCTCAAAAATCGATCACCAGAACTCCGTCTGGCCCTCCATCTCACTTCATTTGTCCACTTCTCAAGGTTTGA
- the LOC106366079 gene encoding uncharacterized Rho GTPase-activating protein At5g61530 gives MSSLISQQWQERTSGFFSSSGTKLREARQSAGSFVGEVAKDAKVNVADVAERVGSLFKSRWAILQQPATRHAVQEHLITAAATTGTLVRKGITETKEKVSVGKIKVEEAAKKTAQKSKTLLTDIERWQKGVASSDVFGVAIEVTVQRQESSRPIPFILMKCADYLILTGLNTPNLFKTEGDKKLIQQLVSAYNQDPSASIPEGVNPVDVAALIKYYLASLPTPLTTFELYNEIKDARSSVTRMRKSLQKLSSVNYNTLEFITALLLRVSQKAQLNKMDSHSLAMEMAPVIMWREEKRPESYREYWRRPSRSPKKSIDFETASPWDLLSDEGEGVVDASSSISLDDIVQVDFGAVDVVQCLIEHHNAIFTDAGETVWR, from the exons ATGTCTTCTCTCATCTCACAACAATGGCAGGAGAGGACTAGtggattcttctcttcatctg GGACGAAGCTTAGGGAAGCGAGGCAATCAGCTGGTAGTTTTGTGGGAGAAGTCGCTAAAGATGCGAAAGTGAACGTTGCTGACGTTGCAGAAAGAGTTGGTTCCTTGTTCAAAAGCAGGTGGGCGATTCTTCAGCAGCCTGCAACTAGACACGCCGTGCAAGAACATCTCATAACAGCTGCTGCCACGACCGGGACACTGGTGAGAAAGGGTATCACTGAGACTAAAGAGAAGGTTTCCGTTGGAAAGATCAAAGTGGAAGAG GCGGCGAAAAAGACTGCGCAAAAGAGCAAGACCTTGTTGACAGATATCGAAAGATGGCAGAAG GGAGTTGCCAGCTCAGATG TGTTTGGTGTTGCCATTGAGGTCACTGTCCAGAGGCAGGAGTCAAGCAGGCCTATTCCATTTATACTGATGAAATGCGCTGATTATCTCATTTTAACCG GACTTAATACACCGAACTTGTTCAAAACCGAAGGAGACAAAAAGTTGATACAACAATTGGTTTCTGCTTACAATCAAG ATCCTAGCGCGTCAATACCTGAAGGTGTGAATCCAGTTGATGTCGCCGCACTCATCAAATACTATCTTGCTAGCCTTCCAACACCACTAACTACTTTTGAGCTTTACAACGAAATCAAAGACGCAAGGTCAAGCGTAACCAGAATGAGAAAGTCACTCCAGAAGCTTTCCAGTGTCAACTACAATACACTTGAGTTCATAACAGCGTTGCTGCTTCGTGTGAGCCAGAAAGCACAACTCAACAAGATGGATTCACATAGCCTGGCTATGGAGATGGCTCCGGTGATCATGTGGCGAGAAGAGAAGAGGCCTGAGTCCTATAGGGAATACTGGAGACGCCCATCGAGGAGTCCTAAGAAGAGCATTGACTTTGAAACTGCTTCTCCATGGGACTTACTCTCAg ATGAAGGAGAAGGTGTGGTAGATGCATCTTCATCGATCTCTCTGGATGATATTGTTCAAGTTGATTTTGGTGCGGTCGACGTTGTGCAGTGCCTGATTGAACATCACAATGCTATTTTCACTGATGCTGGGGAGACTGTATGGAGGTGA
- the LOC106364093 gene encoding U-box domain-containing protein 52-like, with product MDDKKPARPLSKHLDLPPPPPPSPVVALAINGKKKSKYVVFWALDKFIPEGFSDFKLLYVRPPVTYIPTPMGNAISITELRDDVVSAYKQEVDWNTNEMLCPYKRMFERRKVQVEILVLESHEPAAAIAKEISETGVTKLVIGMSLLGFFSRKIDMSSMIATAVPRFCTVYVVSKGKLASVRPSDSDASIRYERSSTTSGSTDSPRAPSEHPVSEAQSRFSSLPEMSRSTVVQMDTSSSETEQSGNEGKKSINSNESFSASFPMGAEAYHAMSWTCKWRDHEDRREIMSSCSSNNHEVANMDWGSVVPENYSFVSHQASAVPKYPVA from the exons ATGGATGATAAAAAACCAGCAAGACCATTAAGCAAACACCTAGAtctacctcctcctcctccaccatctCCTGTTGTAGCTTTAGCCATTAATGGAAAGAAGAAGAGCAAATATGTCGTCTTTTGGGCTCTTGATAAGTTCATCCCGGAAGGCTTCTCTGATTTCAAACTGCTCTATGTTCGTCCTCCTGTCACCTACATTCCTACCCCAA TGGGGAATGCAATATCAATAACGGAGCTTAGAGATGATGTAGTATCAGCTTACAAACAAGAAGTAGATTGGAACACAAACGAGATGCTTTGTCCTTACAAGAGAATGTTTGAACGGAGAAAG GTGCAAGTAGAGATTCTGGTACTGGAATCACACGAGCCTGCAGCTGCAATAGCCAAAGAGATTTCTGAAACTGGAGTCACTAAACTCGTTATAGGAATGTCTCTTCTCGGATTCTTCTCCAGAAAGATTGATATGTCTTCCATGATAGCAACCGCGGTTCCAAGATTCTGCACCGTCTATGTTGTCTCAAAGGGGAAGCTAGCTTCTGTGCGTCCTTCAGATTCAGACGCTAGCATAAGATACGAGAGAAGCAGTACCACTAGTGGTTCCACTGATAGTCCTAGAGCCCCTTCTG AGCACCCTGTTTCGGAAGCGCAATCAAGATTCTCTTCTTTACCGGAGATGAGCAGAAGCACGGTGGTTCAAATGGATACGAGTTCAAGCGAGACGGAGCAGAGCGGTAATGAAGGGAAGAAGAGTATCAATAGCAATGAGAGCTTCAGTGCATCGTTTCCAATGGGAGCAGAGGCGTATCACGCTATGAGCTGGACTTGTAAGTGGAGAGATCATGAGGACAGGAGAGAGATCATGAGCTCGTGTTCGAGCAACAACCACGAAGTGGCCAATATGGATTGGGGTTCAGTAGTTCCTGAGAACTATTCTTTTGTTTCTCATCAAGCCAGTGCCGTCCCGAAATATCCGGTGGCCTAa